Sequence from the Pseudomonas sp. LS.1a genome:
AAACCCGCTCCCACAGGGGATCTCATCACCTGAACAGGTGAATCAGTCCTGGCGGCTGGTCACTTCCAGCAAGTGGTAGCCGAACTGGGTCTTCACCGGGCCTTGCACGGTGTTGATCGGGGCGCTGAACACCACGGTGTCGAACTCCTTGACCATCTGGCCCGGGCCGAACGAGCCCAGGTCACCGCCCTGGCGGCTGGACGGGCAGGTGGAGTTGGCTTTGGCAATTTCAGCGAAGTCGGCGCCTGCTTCGATCTGGGCTTTCAGTTCTTTGCATTTGTCTTCGCTGCTGACCAGGATGTGGCGGGCGGTTGCACGGGCCATGGGTACTGCTCCTTGGGGTAAAAAGGCAAGCCTAGCGCACTTGTCCGGGGTATGTCTCGCCAGGCTTGCAACCCGCTGCCTACAGTTTTTGTGCCGCCTCACGCAACAGGGTTTCGGTCGAGGCCCAGCCCAGGCAACCATCGGTGATCGACACGCCGTATTTCAGCGCGCCCTTGCCCAGCGCCTGGCAGCCGTCGAACAGGTGCCCTTCGATCATCACGCCAACGATCGAGCGGTCACCGGCCATGCGCTGCTCCAGCACATCGTTGAATACCGCCGGCTGACGCGCCGGGTCCTTGCCGCTG
This genomic interval carries:
- a CDS encoding peptidylprolyl isomerase, with the protein product MARATARHILVSSEDKCKELKAQIEAGADFAEIAKANSTCPSSRQGGDLGSFGPGQMVKEFDTVVFSAPINTVQGPVKTQFGYHLLEVTSRQD